From a region of the Euwallacea similis isolate ESF13 chromosome 3, ESF131.1, whole genome shotgun sequence genome:
- the Ppox gene encoding protoporphyrinogen oxidase: MTKIILGGGLSGLSAAYYLGKRSPKEKVILLEGTNRLGGWIKSERVDKEVIFEQAARTIRPRGAAGINTLNLLGGLGLNSEVKPIITSNAAAKNRLIYANGQLHLLPTSLFSIFTTQKPFSKPLLYCLLQDFASKPKFMLDDSIYEFTNRRFGPEVADYLIDTIVCGICAGNSREVSVNFLMKNMFLDEQKYGSVLKGAIQRLIFGKKEKLPQRGLLATRSKTEKWSIYRLKNGLETLPIALHCALQGMKNVDIHLNTRCTEISFKSSDSVSVKLNGSKHFVGDHIFSSIPATSLAPLVQLQHPQLAGHLFSIKSVTVAVVNLFYKGNFIPQPAFGFLVPPKEKLPILGVIYDSCSQEYSDKTVLTVMMGGYWFKDLFGENPSEETLLKVACDNVKSILHIKDSPLHYKVNVLRDCLPQYVVGHEKNLSDIISFITQNKLPLSLCGASYHGVSVNEVILSAKDAVDGLQDTK; encoded by the coding sequence ATGACCAAAATAATCCTAGGAGGGGGCCTTTCAGGCCTGTCCGCTGCTTATTACCTTGGAAAGCGGAGTCCTAAGGAGAAAGTGATTCTTCTAGAAGGGACGAACCGTCTAGGAGGTTGGATAAAGTCTGAACGAGTGGATAAGGAAGTGATATTTGAACAGGCTGCAAGAACTATTCGACCAAGAGGAGCTGCTGGTATAAACACTTTAAACTTACTTGGAGGACTTGGCTTGAATTCAGAAGTTAAGCCTATAATTACAAGCAATGCTGCTGCTAAGAATAGGCTAATTTATGCAAATGGACAACTGCATTTACTGCCGACTTCCCTTTTCAGTATATTCACAACACAGAAGCCATTTTCGAAACCTCTTTTGTACTGCCTGCTTCAAGATTTTGCAAGTAAACCTAAATTTATGCTAGATGATTCAATTTATGAATTTACTAATCGTCGATTTGGCCCAGAAGTAGCTGATTACCTTATTGACACGATAGTGTGTGGAATTTGTGCTGGGAATTCTCGGGAGGTCAGTGTAAATTTCcttatgaaaaatatgttccTTGACGAGCAAAAATATGGTAGTGTTTTAAAAGGTGCTATACAGAGATTGATCTTTGGCAAAAAAGAGAAACTTCCACAAAGAGGGTTGCTTGCCACTCGCTCAAAAACTGAGAAGTGGAGTATCTACAGGTTAAAAAATGGGTTAGAAACTCTGCCAATTGCATTGCATTGTGCTCTTCAAGGCATGAAAAATGTGGATATTCATCTCAATACAAGATGTACTGAAATATCATTTAAGAGCTCTGATAGTGTTTCAGTAAAATTAAATGGTTCCAAACATTTTGTTGGTGATCACATTTTTAGCTCAATACCAGCCACAAGTTTAGCTCCCTTGGTTCAACTACAACATCCTCAACTAGCAGGTCAtttatttagtattaaatctgttaCAGTTGCAGTAGttaacttattttataaaggaaattttataccACAACCAGCTTTTGGTTTCCTTGTGCCGCCAAAAGAAAAACTGCCTATTCTTGGGGTTATTTATGACTCCTGTAGTCAGGAGTACAGTGATAAGACAGTTCTAACTGTGATGATGGGTGGGTACTGGTTTAAAGACTTATTTGGTGAAAATCCGTCTGAAGAGACCTTATTAAAGGTGGCCTGTGATAATGTTAAGTCCATATTACATATTAAGGATAGTCCTTTGCATTATAAGGTGAATGTTTTAAGGGATTGTCTACCACAGTATGTTGTCGGTCATGAAAAGAATTTAAGTGATATTATTAGTTTCATCACCCAAAACAAATTGCCTTTGTCTTTATGTGGTGCTTCATACCATGGTGTCAGTGTAAATGAAGTAATTTTGTCTGCAAAAGATGCAGTTGATGGACTTCAGGATACTAAATAA
- the Taf13 gene encoding transcription initiation factor TFIID subunit 13: MAADETFETFEEDDATDTTVALSTAGRKRLFSKELRCMMYGFGDDQNPYTESVDIIEDLVIEFITEMTQRAMEIGRTGRVQVEDIVFLVRKDLRKYARVKDLLTMNEELKRARKAFDEIKFAGKDAVVNT; encoded by the exons atggcaGCAGATGAAACTTTCGAGACg TTTGAAGAAGACGATGCAACAGATACCACAGTGGCCCTCAGCACGGCAGGCCGTAAAAGACTCTTCAGTAAAGAACTCAGATGCATGATGTATGGTTTTGGTGATGATCAGAATCCATATACAGAGAGTGTCGACATTATTGAAGATTTAGTTATCGAGTTTATTACAGAAATGACCCAGAG GGCTATGGAGATTGGACGGACAGGAAGAGTGCAAGTAGAAGACATAGTATTTCTTGTAAGGAAAGACCTTAGGAAATATGCCAGGGTTAAGGACCTTTTAACCATGAATGAAGAACTTAAGAGGGCTAGGAAAGCCTTTGATGAAATTAAGTTTGCAG GCAAAGATGCCGTTGTCAATACATAA